From Impatiens glandulifera chromosome 7, dImpGla2.1, whole genome shotgun sequence:
AATTTAAAAAGGGATCAAATCTGGATGAAATTCTGAAAAATTGacatacatatattggatccaactgcaTAAAGTTGGAAAGATGGTATGAAGATTTGAACATATTAAGCAAGCCTAAAGAAACAACTCAGATATTgttcaaactttggaatatcTCTGCACACATTATAATGTAGAAgctcttagtcattttgcaggtttattgagtacaccattatacatggacccaattactAAATGAGAGAGCACATATCATTGCTAGAATTAGAATTGAGGTGCATTCTAGAAGCACACTGCCGAATAGTATGCCATtagtagacagaaaaggaaaacatactgtcatggaaatcacttatgagtggaggccataCAGATACACTTTCTACAATACCTTCCTACATGAAAATGAATTGGCTaaagaagaagatcaaaaaattcataaaggccAGAAAGTACAGATGtaggaaaatgaaacagaggTGTTTATTATCAAAGAgtaaaatgtggttaaagattAGGAAAcataagataaagaaaattatgtacaagacgAAAGTAGTACAATGAAGGAGGTgtaacctcaacctaatcatatTTAAGAGATAGTTGATGATTCTTAATCCAATCAAGTTGAAGTGATTGCTGATGAAAACATAGAGGACGATACTCAGgctaatcaagaggaagaagagaattctAAGGTCGATatagaggaatccaaagttgcTGAGGATTCTAAAActgaaattaaagaaaataaagacaatgattttgaaattcaagttgagaacaacaaggtgaagaacTCAGAATTCttgaagaataattatttttatcaaattagaacgggttcatataaagagaaaatcaaaataagaatagGCAGTactcatcatcgtcttcagttCATCCATCTTTCATtacaagaggaaggggaaggagAAGAGAAAAGACAAGGGAAAAAGAAAGACAACTTGTTAAAACATCAGGTTggtatagaaataaaaattctgatttgaataattaggatttgatacaatttataatctttgtttgtaatctctatttttcgTATGTTTGATGACTACTAATCAGTTTCTTTAgtgtcgtttgattgtcatcttttaatcatagctagggtttgtctaactttgattcttgatgctCCCACTTtggggattttaatgaaatggttttaaccgttttaaaaaaaaattaaaaataaaaatatttgtataatacaatttttatgataaaattaatatatatgaaatccGCATAATGAATTAATCAATTCTTAGTTTACTTAACCTAAGTAGTGATGTTGGGTGCAACATAGGTAAGTGATTGAGGTGTCGGGTCACGACTCATGAtgttttgattaataatatatgatatattattatatataatcaaagttTTTATTAGATACGGAAAATCATACACAGAGAAAACATAAACAAAGTAAAGGTTATACATTTAAAGTTTACGTGAGAAGATCGGACAGTCGATAATACCGTTTTGGTTCGAATCACATGCGGTGAATTCTAACGGGTTCTTTACCATCTCACTAGTCTAGAATATCGTTGTTTGGACTTCTCTCAAATACTcgtttaagtattttaattcagtgatatctttttttttattcttataatcCGACTTTATATTAGTAAACCTCTAAGATGCTAGAGAAAATTTTGGTGTAACTCATTACAATATAGTGAATGCACTTTTAAGAGGCCTACATGtctcataattttatatttgttgaatTTTCCACGTTAAAATTGATTGTCTCTGTGTACTTGATTTTTTTCTTACTATTtcgtttaattttttaaaattatctcaCTATGACCTACAAAGAGGGAAATAACAATTGTTACGCAGTTGTTATCGAAgaagtttttcccaacaaatgGTATTAGAGCATTTGGTTCGACTTATCAAATTTCTAGTGTGTAAAATGGATGGGTAGAATTCGATTGGGATGATTAAACAAACATCGACGAACTTTTTGGTTTGGAAACGCAAGACGTTAAATTTGTTGATTTGAAATGATTTAGGCATGTACAAGGAATGACAAAATCAGATACGATAAACAATTAgattgaaaaattatgaattgtAAAGCGATTGCTACATCAGACAGTTGATTGACCAAAACATTCACACCACATTGTAGAAGAGAAGGACGCACATACATTTTGGAAGAAGTTAGAGTCGATATTTGAGAAGAATTCTTTTAAGAATAAGACAATGATAATTCGGAGACTTGTGAACTTGAATTACAAAGACATCGGGAGTATGACAATTCACACTAGTAATTTTTTTGACTTGGTGAATCAAATGACATCGATTATATGACTCTCGAGAATGAGTTACAAACTCTACTTCTTCTCAGCTCGTTACTGGATAGTTACTCTCGAGCTACAACCAACGTTTCCCAACTATCCAATAACGAGTTGAGAAGTAGTAGAGCTTGTAGCTCATCATCGAAAGTCATCTCTATCGATGACATCTATTTCACCAAGTTAATGAACTTGCTAGTGTGCTCTGTCATACTATCACTATCTTTGTACATCAAGTTCACGAGTCACTGAATTATCATTGTCTTGTTCCTAGAAATATCATTCTCAAACATCGACTCTAACTTCTTCCAAAGAGCCTAACCACCGTTGTCGTATGCAATGTGATAAAAATGTTGCTTGATTGTAGTAACTACTTTCCAATTAAGATTTTTTCAATATTCATCGTTTATCGTGTCTGGCATGTCATTCTTTGTACAGTTTAAACAAATCactacaaattaataaatctaGCATTTTGCGTTTCTAAATCAAAAAGCTTGTCGATGTTAGCTTAATCATCCCGATCGAATTttgctcattcatttgataCACAAGAAATTTGATTAGTCCAACCAATTACTCTAATATCATTTGTTGGGAAAATCTCTTTGATAACAACTATagaataattattcttttattctttGTATGCCAAAATGAGATAATAAAGATAATTAaaccaaataacaaaaaaataaaatcaatataagAGACGCATCAATTTTAGCAATGAAAATCTAACTAGGACACATTCACTAATGCCCCGTAAAAACACATTCactatattgtattatttaaatctttGTTTAGACTTCTCTCATATACTCGTTTGAGCACTCCATTTTGGTGAAATTTTTTCTTGTCATTGTTATTGTAATCTATCGATAAAACTTAAaagtgaaaattttatattagcAAATCTCTATGGTATTACAAAAGACTTTCGTATAACTTATACCAAAGTCTTTTGTAGTACCTTAGACATTTGCTAATATGAAATTTTCACTTTTAAGTTTTAACGATAGATTACAATAACAACGACAAGAAAAAATCTCACCAAAATGGAGTGCTCAAACGAGAGTATATGAGAGAAGTCTAAACAAAGATTTAAACCAGTTAAATTATAAACATCCCACGAAGATTTGATACATGTGATTCAAGCCAAAATTGATACATATCGACAGACTAATTTTCTCGTCTAAGCTCGGAATATTTAACccttacttttatttatatttctttttctatGTCTAATCTTCTAAAAATTCTAgtaatttattatatagtataaaagaatataatatatattaactattatatattattaatcaaacttcaatttatattagaaaacacaaaataaatatatcttaatttatatttataatttcacaaatatatatatatataaatttattttttattttactatttttattttgttaaataatactCTTTAACATTTAAACTATCTccatataataaaatacaaaattataatattattatatttcaatattataatcatatgattgaaaatattatatatagaaagaGACTCCCTCtctttatataaaataagatcttattaaaaaaagtaaaatttataataaaaatcttcttaaatgttatatttattatttattggtatagataaataaattagtgatCATCTTGTTAAACTCGCGTTTGCTTTTTGTAACGCAGCTTTCCATAGTCACAAAtccactctctctctctctctctctctctctaatcTCTCTCCGCCCGACCTTCTCAAGATCAACACCTCTCTCTGATGCTGCTGTCTAATTCCGGTCAATGGTCATCGGTCGTCTTTCATATTCATATAATGGATCAATCACTCACACGGTCAAACTGTGAAAACCAGACTGGTTTTTGACTTCGTAACCCGGTATTTGGGTCAGGAATTCCATCCATTCTTCGTTTCCCGTTCAAAATACAGTGCAATGGTCGTCTTTTCTCTCCTTgatatataattcaaatgagAATTGAAATCAAAATCCTTCTAGGTTTTTCTTTACTTTCAGATCTCAAGTAATTCTCAATTCcacgatttttttttatttctccgATATGGGGAACGAACCGGCGGTTAGAAAGCCGGGAACTGTGTCAATGGACCATGTTTTGGACGCATTGCAGGAGACGAAGGAAGAGAGAGATACTAGGATTCGTAGCCTTTTCAATTTCTTCGATAAGGCAAACGTTGGGTATTTGGACTACGGACAGATCGAGGAGGGGCTGTCCGGGTTGCAGATTCCAGCTGAGTATAAGTATGCGAAGGACTTACTTAGCGTTTGCGATGCTAATAGAGATGGGAGAATCGATTATCAGGAGTTTAGGAGGTATATGGATGATAAAGAACTTGAGCTTTATCAAATTTTTCAGGCGATAGATGTTGAACACAATGGCTGCATTCTTCCTGAGGAGCTATGGGATGCACTTGTTAAGGCTGGTATACTATCATTCTCTTCTATTACTCAAATTTAGAACCATTGATTGCTCtttggtttttggttttgaATGATCATTGATTTCATTGGgattcatgtaattgaaaagAAACATGTGCATTTCATTAGATTTAACTCTCTTAATGCAAGCTGGAGAATAGAAATCAATGATTAAGTTCATTTAATGGTTAAAGAGCTAAATAGGGTCGAAACTTTGCTCCTGTAAGAGACCTAGACTTAACTTAGAGGCCTATTATCTTGAGATCTCAGATTCTATTCTCATTTGAAATCACCAGATTATGTTATGTGAATCATATAGCAAAGAAACTAATTGATTGCACAAGATTTGAGTCCTTTCTTGTTTATTAATGAAACTACAATAATGTGAAACAACGCTATAGAATTGGCACCaacataacataaatatttgaagTCTCATCTTATAACTCTTAGCAGTTAGTCTTTTGCAGGTATAGAAGTTGAAGACAAAGAACTAGCAAGCTTTGTAGAACATGTAGACAAAGACAACAACGGAATTAtcacttttgaagaatggagaGATTTTTTTCTACTATATCCTCATGAAGCAACTATAGAGAACATTTATCGATATTGGGAGAAAGTGTATCTTGTCGATATAGGAGAGCAGGCTGTTATTCCCGAAGGCATAAGCAAGCATGTTAATGCCAGTAAATATCTGATTGCAGGTGCAGTTGCAGGAACTGTTTCTCGAACTGCAACTGCTCCATTTGATCGCTTGAAAGTATTCATGCAAGTTCAAACTACAGAAGCTCCAATTACACATGCTATCAGGAACATATGGAAGGAAGGTGGGGTTTTGTCGTTTTTTCGAGGGAATGGCTTAAACGTAATTAAAGTTGCTCCAGAGAGTGCCATCAAGTTTTATGCTTATGAAATGTTTAAAGAAATTGTTATGAACGTAAAAGGGGGAGATAAGAATGACATTGGACCTTCATGTCGACTTATTGCTGGTGGGATGGCTGGTGCAGTTGCGCAAACTGCAATCTATCCTATGGATCTTGTGAAGACTCGATTACAAACTTGTGCTTGCGAGCAAGGAGAGGTTCCTAGCTTGGCTAAACTATCGAAAGATATATGGGTTAGGGAAGGTCCAAGGGCTTTTTATAAAGGGCTTATTCCGTCACTTCTTGGTATTATTCCATATGCAGGAATTGACTTAGCTGCTTATGAGACTTTGAAAGACATGTCGAGGAGATATGCTTTACAGGATCATGGTATGGTATTATAGACTCTTCTAtggaatttaaaaattaatttatgatatattgTTTCGGTGATGTTCGATTCACACTAAAACACCTTGAATGGAAATGGTAGGGGTTGTGCTAGCTTCCTTTAGGGAATAAACAGCTGAAGGTTATCTATTacacataataaaaatattagtttatttgattGGAAAACATTGATAGGAATGAATATTGTGCTTCATTGAATTGTATTTATGGGTTtagtattgaagaaaataattcaGGAAGAAGAATAGAAGAGGAGAGAATCTGCtgttgtttgaatatttttgcTTTTGGTAAATTGTGAACTCTTTATATTgtattgtatatataaaaaaccaaaataatgtAAAAGAGAATAGGAAGTAGCAACATAATGCGGTTTCCAAATCTTCCATTGTCCTTATATATCTTGCAACTTCCAAAACATAAATTGAAAACTTTGGAATCCCTATTATGTTGCAACTTCCAGTTCTCTTTTACATGATCTTGGAATCTCATGAATTCCGTTTTGGTTCTTCTCTTGATTTAGGAATATCAGAAAATATgcgagattttttttatcatctttTTTAGGGATTCTTTTCCTAGAATAGGCTAACATAACATTACTTCAATCAAGGTGTTTTGTATTAGAATCAAACTTGAGATCTCAGTACATCATAGTTCAAGTCTTACCACTTGAACAAATCTTTGGTGACTGTAGTTTGGGTGTGCTGACTCAACCTCAAATGCTGACATGGCAGTCGAGTCAATGCTAATTTGTCCTTCTTGTAGTatcttttaacatgtttgatgACATCTTCCACATGTA
This genomic window contains:
- the LOC124945336 gene encoding calcium-dependent mitochondrial ATP-magnesium/phosphate carrier protein 2-like isoform X1 is translated as MGNEPAVRKPGTVSMDHVLDALQETKEERDTRIRSLFNFFDKANVGYLDYGQIEEGLSGLQIPAEYKYAKDLLSVCDANRDGRIDYQEFRRYMDDKELELYQIFQAIDVEHNGCILPEELWDALVKAGIEVEDKELASFVEHVDKDNNGIITFEEWRDFFLLYPHEATIENIYRYWEKVYLVDIGEQAVIPEGISKHVNASKYLIAGAVAGTVSRTATAPFDRLKVFMQVQTTEAPITHAIRNIWKEGGVLSFFRGNGLNVIKVAPESAIKFYAYEMFKEIVMNVKGGDKNDIGPSCRLIAGGMAGAVAQTAIYPMDLVKTRLQTCACEQGEVPSLAKLSKDIWVREGPRAFYKGLIPSLLGIIPYAGIDLAAYETLKDMSRRYALQDHEPGPMTQLGCGMISGALGASCVYPLQVIRTRMQAQKTNSGMTDVFRRTLQNEGIRGFYKGILPNLLKVVPAASITYVVYETMKKRLDLE
- the LOC124945336 gene encoding calcium-dependent mitochondrial ATP-magnesium/phosphate carrier protein 2-like isoform X2, translating into MLNTMAAFFLRSYGMHLLRLSFAGIEVEDKELASFVEHVDKDNNGIITFEEWRDFFLLYPHEATIENIYRYWEKVYLVDIGEQAVIPEGISKHVNASKYLIAGAVAGTVSRTATAPFDRLKVFMQVQTTEAPITHAIRNIWKEGGVLSFFRGNGLNVIKVAPESAIKFYAYEMFKEIVMNVKGGDKNDIGPSCRLIAGGMAGAVAQTAIYPMDLVKTRLQTCACEQGEVPSLAKLSKDIWVREGPRAFYKGLIPSLLGIIPYAGIDLAAYETLKDMSRRYALQDHEPGPMTQLGCGMISGALGASCVYPLQVIRTRMQAQKTNSGMTDVFRRTLQNEGIRGFYKGILPNLLKVVPAASITYVVYETMKKRLDLE